A single Elaeis guineensis isolate ETL-2024a chromosome 15, EG11, whole genome shotgun sequence DNA region contains:
- the LOC105032246 gene encoding uncharacterized protein isoform X1 yields the protein MLWLGKSIIPSASLSPFLPCRSNGRQFGRARAKKPSIGENSQAKSPTFSLRISKAFLGRSAVAVFALGFLDAGYSGDWSRIGVITKETEELLKLVQDPTCRRTAAVKDLYHLFISISETVDETKLGIKRRKEIEGIVGLFCNIVRSYFFFCCFEA from the exons ATGTTATGGTTGGGGAAGAGCATCATCCCTTCTGCTAGTCTCTCACCTTTCCTTCCTTGCAGGAGTAATGGAAGGCAGTTCGGACGAGCAAGAGCAAAGAAACCAAGCATAGGAGAAAACTCTCAAGCTAAAAGTCCTACCTTCTCTCTTAGAATTTCTAAAGCCTTTCTAGGCAGATCTGCAGTTGCTGTCTTTGCGCTGGGATTCCTTGATGCTGG GTACAGCGGAGACTGGTCTCGCATAGGTGTGATTACAAAAGAGACTGAAGAGTTGTTAAAG CTTGTTCAAGATCCTACATGTAGGAGAACTGCAGCAGTTAAAGATCTTTACCatttattcatatccatatcgGAAACGGTGGATGAAACAAAGTTGGGAatcaaaagaaggaaagaaatagaGGGAATAGTTGGACTCTTTTGTAATATTGTAAGGAGCTATTTCTTTTTCTGCTGCTTTGAGGCGTAG
- the LOC105032246 gene encoding uncharacterized protein isoform X2, with product MLWLGKSIIPSASLSPFLPCRSNGRQFGRARAKKPSIGENSQAKSPTFSLRISKAFLGRSAVAVFALGFLDAGYSGDWSRIGVITKETEELLKCFFTSACSRSYM from the exons ATGTTATGGTTGGGGAAGAGCATCATCCCTTCTGCTAGTCTCTCACCTTTCCTTCCTTGCAGGAGTAATGGAAGGCAGTTCGGACGAGCAAGAGCAAAGAAACCAAGCATAGGAGAAAACTCTCAAGCTAAAAGTCCTACCTTCTCTCTTAGAATTTCTAAAGCCTTTCTAGGCAGATCTGCAGTTGCTGTCTTTGCGCTGGGATTCCTTGATGCTGG GTACAGCGGAGACTGGTCTCGCATAGGTGTGATTACAAAAGAGACTGAAGAGTTGTTAAAG TGCTTTTTTACTTCAGCTTGTTCAAGATCCTACATGTAG